Proteins found in one Mucilaginibacter gracilis genomic segment:
- a CDS encoding phytoene desaturase family protein, with translation MELQKTEYDAVVIGSGPNGLAAAILLQQNGLSVLLLEGKDKIGGGLSTEELTLPGFKHDVCSAIHPMAAGSPFFQSLPLHEHGLEYIYPDVAAAHPFDNGTAALLKRSLTETAALLGKDQDVYLDLVQPLVQSWPGIVDDVLAPLHFPKHPIDMAKFGLNAITSATYLAKRFKTEAGKGLFAGMAAHSIQPLSNLSTSAIALVLMANGHLKGWPVPKGGSNQIAQALASYFVSIGGEIETGRYISSLHQLPSAKAVLFDVTPQQLLTIAGHQFSAIYKWQLERYRYGMGVFKIDWALDDAIPFTASGASAAGTVHIGGALQEIVQNEKETAGGKHPDKPFVLLAQQSLFDDTRAPKGKHTAWAYCHVPNGSYKDMTEIIERQVERFAPGFRERILGRHTFNTRQLESYNPNFIGGDINGGIIDLAQLFTRPALRSSPYRTSAKGLYICSSSTPPGGGVHGMCGYHSAKQALKDVFNISIK, from the coding sequence ATGGAACTACAAAAAACGGAATACGATGCGGTTGTTATAGGCTCTGGACCAAATGGTTTGGCCGCGGCTATTTTGTTACAGCAAAATGGTTTATCGGTTTTATTACTGGAGGGGAAAGACAAAATAGGAGGTGGTTTGAGTACCGAGGAGTTGACATTGCCGGGATTTAAGCACGATGTATGCTCGGCTATTCACCCTATGGCTGCAGGCTCGCCGTTTTTTCAAAGCCTGCCCTTGCATGAACATGGTCTGGAATATATATATCCCGATGTTGCCGCCGCCCATCCATTTGACAATGGCACTGCTGCGCTATTGAAAAGATCGCTCACCGAAACGGCCGCATTATTAGGCAAAGATCAAGATGTATACCTGGACTTGGTTCAACCCTTAGTACAATCGTGGCCAGGTATAGTAGACGATGTGCTGGCACCATTACATTTTCCGAAGCATCCGATAGATATGGCAAAGTTCGGACTAAACGCCATAACATCGGCTACCTATTTGGCCAAACGATTTAAAACTGAAGCCGGTAAAGGGCTTTTTGCCGGGATGGCCGCGCACAGCATACAGCCTTTATCTAATTTGTCTACATCCGCTATTGCATTAGTACTTATGGCTAACGGGCATTTGAAAGGTTGGCCTGTTCCAAAAGGTGGTTCAAATCAGATAGCGCAAGCGTTGGCGTCTTATTTTGTATCTATAGGAGGTGAGATAGAAACCGGCCGTTATATTTCATCTTTGCACCAATTGCCCTCGGCAAAAGCAGTGTTATTTGATGTGACACCCCAACAGCTTTTAACCATAGCTGGTCATCAATTCTCTGCTATCTACAAGTGGCAACTGGAACGTTACCGTTATGGGATGGGTGTATTTAAAATTGATTGGGCGCTCGATGATGCGATCCCTTTTACTGCATCAGGTGCGAGCGCGGCCGGTACTGTACACATTGGTGGTGCTTTGCAGGAGATCGTACAAAATGAAAAAGAAACAGCCGGAGGTAAGCATCCTGATAAGCCATTTGTATTATTGGCTCAGCAAAGCTTATTCGATGATACGCGAGCGCCAAAAGGAAAGCACACGGCCTGGGCTTATTGCCATGTGCCAAATGGTTCATATAAAGACATGACCGAAATTATAGAGCGTCAGGTAGAACGCTTTGCGCCCGGTTTTAGGGAGCGCATTTTGGGCAGGCATACCTTTAATACAAGGCAACTGGAAAGCTATAACCCTAATTTTATTGGCGGAGATATCAATGGCGGCATCATTGATCTGGCACAGCTTTTTACCAGGCCTGCATTGCGAAGTTCGCCTTACAGGACTTCGGCAAAGGGATTATATATCTGCTCATCATCAACGCCACCGGGCGGCGGCGTACATGGCATGTGTGGCTACCATTCGGCAAAGCAAGCTTTAAAAGATGTATTTAATATCAGCATCAAATGA
- a CDS encoding acetate uptake transporter family protein, which yields MSVNKTNTDHPGSNTDPVQNKKPWSWSKKLVFRILFIFFLAMSIPVTASWYVNAFTINWFRPHYRDIYDIARFSPSYRTLFGGKNEYDITDAPQGNGPSGSSEKAKVDQGGKDSSASGNGKNSRHRHHGGDSTQANDAGLDTSKHHHRGDSALVAGQGANREGNHHHHAKDSTQTDTGKTFIAANKDKHTDSLATDTAKHDSTQIASAGGSDRPKKDSKTDNISAPKKNFLVDYTDWGIALLIGIIGGLIWTLIDRNRTKAYDILYYWIRVVVRYRAGIGIIGFGFTKLFPTQMPYPSLGLLNSNFGDFTAQKIYWLSVGIVPWYQVFGGVVELLAGGMLFFRKTSTFGAILLVGALGDITFVNYAYDGGVHVYAFYFVLLGLFVLADDLPKLYNLLILERYTVPVRLYPDFSKPWLKYTRITLKALTFIIFFGILTYTEVINFKYDPYKQPSTAGVKQLRGNYHVTEFKINGQDIAYNPLDSTRWQEATFENWTTLTFRVNKPVIIDPSNGGGSPMKDIQRTFEITGVAGGERAFHYLADTIDHVLYLQDKNVMALRGGRRRGGNKVIGGDKKPADNWISQTALQHIGDEKKLIDEHAWSTRRDREFAAKTKEPKRSRMILKYETTDGNRVILSGVNETKDSIYVVLDRYNKKYTLPASTLVAGKY from the coding sequence ATGTCCGTCAATAAAACTAACACAGATCATCCCGGGTCAAACACCGATCCGGTGCAAAATAAAAAGCCATGGTCCTGGTCTAAAAAGCTGGTGTTCCGCATCCTTTTTATTTTCTTCCTGGCTATGTCTATACCGGTAACTGCAAGCTGGTATGTTAATGCTTTCACCATTAACTGGTTCCGTCCGCATTATCGTGATATTTACGATATAGCCCGTTTTTCACCAAGCTACCGCACCTTATTTGGCGGTAAAAACGAATACGATATAACAGATGCACCTCAAGGCAACGGGCCTTCGGGCAGTTCAGAAAAAGCAAAAGTTGATCAGGGGGGAAAAGATAGCTCTGCATCAGGAAACGGTAAAAATAGCCGCCATCGCCATCATGGCGGCGACTCGACACAAGCTAACGATGCGGGTTTAGATACTTCCAAACATCACCATCGTGGCGATTCGGCATTGGTTGCCGGGCAAGGCGCTAACCGTGAAGGAAACCATCATCACCACGCTAAAGATTCAACCCAAACGGATACCGGTAAAACGTTTATCGCAGCAAATAAAGATAAGCATACGGATAGTTTAGCAACTGATACCGCCAAGCACGATTCGACTCAGATCGCGTCAGCAGGTGGTAGTGACCGCCCTAAAAAAGATAGTAAAACCGACAACATATCCGCGCCTAAAAAGAACTTTTTGGTGGACTATACTGACTGGGGAATCGCCTTACTTATAGGCATTATAGGTGGACTGATATGGACCTTGATAGACCGTAACCGTACCAAAGCTTACGATATATTGTATTACTGGATCCGTGTGGTGGTAAGATACCGCGCTGGTATTGGCATCATTGGTTTTGGTTTTACCAAGCTGTTCCCAACACAGATGCCATACCCGTCGTTAGGATTATTGAACAGCAACTTTGGGGATTTTACCGCGCAAAAAATCTACTGGCTATCGGTTGGTATAGTGCCATGGTACCAGGTTTTTGGCGGCGTGGTTGAGTTGTTGGCAGGTGGCATGTTATTCTTCCGCAAAACATCAACCTTTGGTGCTATATTATTAGTTGGCGCTTTGGGCGATATTACCTTTGTAAACTATGCCTATGATGGCGGTGTACACGTATACGCGTTCTATTTTGTGTTACTAGGCCTTTTTGTACTGGCTGATGATTTGCCTAAATTGTATAACTTATTGATACTGGAGCGCTACACCGTTCCCGTAAGGTTATACCCCGATTTTAGCAAGCCATGGCTAAAATATACTCGTATCACATTGAAGGCATTAACCTTTATTATCTTTTTCGGGATACTGACTTATACCGAGGTGATCAACTTTAAATACGACCCATACAAGCAACCGTCAACCGCTGGGGTAAAGCAACTTCGGGGGAATTATCACGTAACCGAATTTAAGATCAACGGGCAGGATATAGCCTACAATCCCTTGGATAGTACGCGCTGGCAGGAAGCCACCTTTGAAAACTGGACAACACTTACTTTCCGTGTAAACAAACCGGTTATCATTGACCCATCTAACGGTGGGGGTAGCCCAATGAAGGATATTCAACGCACCTTCGAAATTACAGGCGTAGCAGGCGGCGAACGCGCGTTCCATTACTTAGCTGATACCATCGACCATGTGCTTTACCTACAGGATAAAAACGTAATGGCTTTACGTGGAGGCCGCAGGCGTGGTGGCAATAAAGTAATTGGTGGCGACAAAAAGCCTGCCGATAACTGGATAAGCCAAACCGCCTTACAACACATTGGCGACGAAAAAAAACTGATCGACGAGCATGCCTGGTCAACACGTCGCGACAGGGAGTTTGCTGCCAAAACCAAAGAGCCTAAACGCAGCCGGATGATACTAAAATATGAAACAACCGATGGTAACCGGGTTATTTTGAGCGGTGTGAACGAAACCAAGGATTCGATTTACGTGGTGCTTGATCGTTACAATAAAAAATACACTTTACCTGCCAGTACATTAGTTGCGGGCAAATATTGA
- a CDS encoding DoxX family protein has protein sequence MSKTENKPANSHWSAIQKGIFRFLFIYFLLQAIPLDWKYYAKINWLSLGYGDIFNITRYIPRFLSAGLGSYADWILIAVIALAGSLVWASRDKKSEHYDVLYYWLRVIVRYRLAIGIIGYGFLKFFPLQAPFPSISNLNTAYGDFTDWKIFSMSLGIVPNYESFLGAVEILAGLLLFWRRTATVGALIILVFTGNVFISNLAYEGGEQVYSFYLISFALFVLSFDAIRIYNLISLEKPTEPNRFKPLLTGSQPIVRIALKSLVVFFFVFLYGFKTYSGFHHNPYQFPTTPGLAKASGIYNVSEFRVNGKVLPYSATDSVRWKDVVFEKWATISVRSNRPVLIDSANYEQVFEKDQDRDYELTGTTGRHYYSYTQDTVNHTLLLENKNSHYKGEKLSLKYTRPDTATIILSGIDRNKDSIYVVLNKINKKYPLLLGRRKVLKL, from the coding sequence ATGAGTAAAACAGAAAACAAGCCGGCCAATTCACATTGGTCGGCCATCCAAAAGGGAATATTTCGTTTCCTTTTCATTTACTTTCTATTGCAGGCCATCCCGCTCGACTGGAAGTATTATGCAAAAATTAATTGGCTCAGCTTGGGCTATGGTGATATTTTTAACATTACGAGGTACATTCCGCGTTTTTTATCAGCTGGTTTGGGCTCGTATGCCGACTGGATTTTAATTGCCGTAATAGCCTTAGCAGGCTCATTAGTTTGGGCATCGCGAGATAAGAAAAGCGAGCACTACGATGTGCTTTATTACTGGTTAAGAGTTATTGTACGTTACAGGTTAGCTATTGGTATTATTGGTTACGGTTTCCTCAAGTTCTTCCCTTTGCAGGCCCCTTTTCCATCTATCAGTAATTTGAATACCGCTTATGGTGATTTCACCGATTGGAAAATATTTTCGATGAGTTTGGGTATCGTACCTAATTACGAATCTTTTTTAGGTGCTGTGGAGATATTGGCAGGTTTGCTGCTATTCTGGCGCCGAACGGCTACAGTAGGCGCGTTGATCATTTTGGTATTTACAGGTAACGTATTTATCTCGAATTTAGCTTACGAAGGTGGCGAACAGGTTTACAGTTTTTACCTCATCAGCTTTGCGCTGTTTGTGTTATCGTTTGATGCTATCCGTATCTATAATTTAATATCGCTTGAAAAGCCTACCGAGCCCAACCGTTTCAAGCCTTTGCTAACCGGTAGCCAGCCTATCGTCCGTATCGCTTTAAAAAGCCTGGTGGTTTTCTTTTTCGTTTTCCTTTATGGATTTAAAACTTATTCGGGTTTTCATCATAATCCATACCAGTTCCCAACAACACCTGGTTTAGCCAAAGCGAGCGGCATTTATAACGTAAGTGAATTTCGTGTAAATGGTAAGGTATTGCCTTATTCGGCTACCGATTCAGTAAGATGGAAGGATGTAGTATTTGAAAAATGGGCTACAATTAGCGTCCGCTCAAACCGCCCGGTGTTAATTGACTCAGCGAATTATGAGCAGGTTTTTGAAAAGGACCAAGACCGTGATTACGAATTAACCGGCACCACAGGCAGGCATTATTACAGTTACACGCAAGACACGGTTAACCATACACTATTGCTTGAGAACAAGAACAGCCATTACAAAGGAGAAAAACTGAGCTTGAAATACACCCGCCCGGATACGGCAACGATCATCTTATCGGGTATTGATCGCAACAAGGATTCAATTTATGTGGTGCTGAATAAGATCAATAAAAAGTATCCGCTACTGCTTGGTCGCCGTAAGGTATTGAAGCTCTAA
- a CDS encoding RagB/SusD family nutrient uptake outer membrane protein: MKNLNQLKYIIPVVISLAVLPSCSKFLEVKPKDAVADDLTIFDKSSSETAVRGIYRGLSADNYYGVNFTSIGYLSGDNVKWTGSQSIVQDFINHNVKADNATVSGVWAAIYSTINRANNAIAKIPGVNDVNLLQSEKNQLVGEAYFIRALAYFDLARTWGGVQVVTTPTTSATDKNGTPRSSLAQTYAQVLSDLNTAEGLLIAPTAQNPIRANKETVWALKARYYLYQNDWANAELYASKVLGDVTYYSLLKPYSAWFANNVVATKESVFELAYSATYTNGERGQWQPPVNGGTRQWAPNDAFVALVNNPLIGGTRSSLVASATIGWYGNLYYRSPATDPAYIIRIAELYLIRAEARAQQNNLLGANSASSDLNLIRDRAGLTATTASTQADILLAIENENRVEFGLEGHRWFDLVRTGRAATVLGITDTRKYLLPIPVDQVSADLPQNPGYN, encoded by the coding sequence ATGAAAAACTTAAATCAATTAAAATATATAATACCGGTAGTTATTTCTTTGGCTGTGTTACCATCCTGCTCAAAATTCCTGGAGGTTAAACCAAAAGATGCCGTAGCCGATGATCTCACCATTTTTGATAAATCATCGTCAGAAACTGCAGTACGAGGCATTTATCGCGGCTTATCTGCGGATAATTATTATGGCGTGAATTTTACATCTATAGGTTACTTATCAGGTGATAATGTAAAATGGACAGGTTCGCAATCTATTGTCCAGGATTTTATTAACCACAATGTTAAGGCCGATAATGCAACCGTTTCCGGCGTATGGGCAGCTATTTATAGTACAATTAACCGTGCCAATAATGCCATAGCTAAAATACCCGGGGTTAACGACGTGAACTTGCTGCAAAGCGAAAAAAATCAATTGGTTGGCGAAGCTTATTTTATAAGGGCATTGGCCTATTTTGATTTGGCACGTACCTGGGGTGGTGTTCAGGTTGTTACTACGCCAACCACAAGCGCTACCGATAAAAATGGCACCCCGCGTAGTAGCCTGGCGCAAACCTATGCACAGGTATTAAGCGATTTAAACACAGCCGAAGGTTTATTGATAGCACCCACAGCTCAAAACCCTATACGCGCCAACAAAGAAACCGTATGGGCATTAAAAGCACGTTACTACTTATACCAAAATGATTGGGCAAATGCCGAGCTTTATGCTTCCAAGGTTTTAGGCGATGTTACATACTATAGCCTGTTAAAGCCTTACAGTGCCTGGTTTGCCAACAATGTAGTAGCCACCAAAGAGTCGGTATTTGAGCTGGCTTATAGCGCAACTTATACCAACGGAGAGCGGGGGCAATGGCAACCACCTGTTAACGGCGGTACCAGGCAATGGGCGCCTAACGACGCTTTTGTTGCATTGGTTAATAACCCGCTTATTGGCGGCACCCGTAGTTCGTTAGTAGCATCGGCAACAATTGGCTGGTACGGTAATTTGTACTATCGCAGCCCGGCTACCGACCCGGCATATATTATCCGTATTGCCGAGTTGTATCTTATTCGTGCCGAAGCGCGCGCGCAACAAAATAATTTACTGGGTGCCAATAGCGCATCATCAGATTTGAATTTGATACGCGATAGGGCTGGCTTAACTGCAACCACCGCTTCAACGCAGGCAGATATTTTATTAGCGATTGAAAACGAGAACCGTGTTGAGTTTGGTTTAGAGGGCCATCGCTGGTTTGATCTGGTTCGCACAGGTAGGGCGGCAACTGTATTGGGCATCACCGATACACGTAAATATCTTTTACCTATCCCGGTTGATCAGGTATCTGCCGATTTGCCGCAAAACCCAGGATATAATTAA
- a CDS encoding SusC/RagA family TonB-linked outer membrane protein: MKIFIRTKHLYTKSIKLFLLLFIPLISFAQTETPPTINSKLTGVVIDAITKQPIPGAVVKILGTTHAVATDSRGQFNFITGQKFPYTLVISFIGYKTQEFTANGSPVKIALQEDINQLNDVVVIGYGTAQRKNLVSAQTTIKADETKQIPVASFDAQLQGKAPGLQVNSNTGTPGDGVFVRVRGTTSINASNDPLYVVDGVFLNNTSLQTVSTGGRATSPIADINPNDIESFEVLKDASATAIYGSRGANGVVIVTTKRGNYNDKPKINFNTTQGVAYEPKGDLWKLTTGPQHAEIVNEFYRNSNADIIAAAAAVGNTNPSQTYAYQPFRALTDNPTKSPAPRGLPQDQQTYDRLDELFRTGLLTDYNLSISGGSKDTKYFIAGGYSSQQADIKPISFNRGDFRVNLDQKVNDFITIGVTNNISRSYRNQARAGDGPAGGLLQSALHTPTYLPENNADGTPAKWAGFDNLQVLLNNYNVNTISLRYVGNFYADIQLAKGLKFKTSWSLDYNNYNESEYWNDQTQLGTSSGASPVNGLATSSITDNSAWINEQTLNYHTIFANRHTFDVIVGNTLQSNLTKNTFAQGSNFPNNAYTDIVSAATRTASQTQSKYDLASFFARIAYNYDSKYYIEASARADGSSKFGPNNKWGYFPSIGAAWRVKEENFLRNVNTISDLKLRASYGVVGNSNGIPAYAAQGLWNGGAGYPDSPTSGDKAGTAPQQLPNPNLKWESTTQVDGGLDLGLFKNRLNLTFDLYSKITDHVLLQVPVPQITGFSTVWSNAGKVSNKGYELGINSRNFKTTNFSWETSFNISGNVNKVETLPAPISEYSRDWIRLQQGYSMYSFWLYKQLYVDPQTGNSVFQHADGTTGTSVTVADRQVVGNALPKFFGGLTNNFTYKSFDADILFSYQYGNKIMNLNRFFGEGGGTRDAARVIFASQLNRWTTPGQVTDVPRVTAIGNNYTVDQNSRFMEDGSFIRLKSLTLGYTVPKSISQKIDIQSLRIYFVGTNLLLFTKYTGPDPEANVSAVSQTQGLDLGTPPQPHTLQLGINITL; this comes from the coding sequence ATGAAAATATTTATACGCACGAAACATTTATATACAAAGTCGATTAAACTGTTTCTACTTCTATTTATCCCTCTTATCTCATTTGCCCAAACTGAAACCCCGCCTACAATTAATTCCAAGTTAACCGGTGTTGTAATAGATGCCATAACTAAGCAACCCATACCTGGGGCAGTTGTGAAAATTTTAGGAACAACGCATGCTGTAGCCACCGATAGTAGGGGCCAGTTTAACTTTATAACCGGTCAAAAATTTCCATATACGCTCGTTATTAGCTTTATAGGCTACAAAACACAAGAATTTACAGCAAATGGTAGCCCTGTAAAAATTGCTTTACAGGAAGACATAAATCAACTAAATGATGTTGTGGTAATTGGTTACGGTACCGCGCAACGTAAAAATTTGGTTAGTGCCCAAACCACCATCAAGGCCGATGAAACCAAGCAAATACCGGTTGCCAGTTTTGATGCCCAATTGCAAGGTAAAGCACCGGGCTTACAGGTTAACTCCAACACTGGTACGCCCGGCGATGGTGTATTTGTACGCGTTCGGGGTACAACTTCTATCAATGCCTCTAATGATCCTTTATATGTTGTGGATGGTGTTTTTTTAAATAATACCAGTTTACAAACGGTGAGTACAGGCGGCAGGGCCACATCACCCATTGCCGATATTAATCCTAACGATATTGAAAGCTTCGAGGTATTAAAAGATGCCAGTGCAACCGCCATTTATGGTTCGCGAGGTGCAAACGGCGTTGTAATTGTAACTACCAAACGCGGTAATTATAACGATAAACCCAAAATTAATTTTAACACTACCCAAGGTGTGGCTTACGAACCAAAAGGCGACCTGTGGAAATTAACAACAGGTCCGCAACATGCCGAAATCGTTAATGAGTTTTATAGAAACTCAAACGCGGATATCATAGCTGCGGCAGCCGCAGTAGGAAATACCAACCCTTCACAAACTTACGCATATCAACCTTTTCGTGCATTAACAGATAATCCTACAAAAAGCCCGGCACCAAGAGGATTACCTCAGGATCAACAAACATACGATCGTTTGGATGAATTGTTCCGTACCGGTTTACTCACCGACTATAATCTTTCGATCAGCGGTGGTTCAAAGGACACTAAATATTTTATTGCCGGCGGTTACTCAAGCCAGCAGGCAGATATTAAACCTATAAGCTTTAACAGAGGAGATTTCAGGGTAAACCTGGATCAAAAAGTGAATGATTTTATAACCATTGGCGTAACCAATAATATTTCGCGCTCTTATCGCAACCAGGCCCGCGCAGGCGACGGCCCGGCAGGCGGCCTATTACAATCAGCACTTCATACCCCAACATATCTGCCCGAAAACAATGCCGATGGTACACCTGCCAAATGGGCTGGTTTTGATAACCTGCAGGTGTTGTTAAATAACTATAACGTTAATACCATTAGCTTACGATATGTGGGTAATTTTTATGCCGATATTCAACTGGCTAAAGGGTTGAAATTTAAAACAAGCTGGAGCCTTGATTATAATAATTATAACGAGTCTGAGTACTGGAACGACCAAACGCAGTTAGGCACATCTTCTGGTGCGTCTCCTGTAAATGGTTTGGCAACCTCATCAATTACCGACAATAGCGCCTGGATAAATGAACAAACACTTAACTACCATACCATTTTCGCTAACAGGCACACCTTTGACGTGATAGTTGGTAACACCTTACAAAGTAATCTAACCAAAAATACTTTCGCACAGGGTTCTAACTTTCCCAATAATGCTTATACCGATATTGTATCAGCGGCTACACGTACCGCGTCTCAAACACAATCAAAGTATGATCTTGCTTCATTCTTCGCAAGGATAGCTTACAATTACGATAGCAAATATTACATTGAAGCCAGCGCCCGTGCTGATGGATCGTCAAAATTTGGCCCGAATAATAAGTGGGGTTACTTTCCTTCAATTGGTGCAGCATGGCGTGTGAAAGAAGAGAATTTCCTACGCAATGTTAACACCATTAGTGATTTAAAGCTACGAGCCAGTTACGGTGTTGTAGGTAATTCAAACGGTATTCCGGCCTATGCCGCTCAGGGATTATGGAACGGTGGCGCAGGTTATCCGGACAGCCCAACGAGCGGCGATAAAGCGGGTACAGCACCACAGCAATTACCAAACCCTAACCTAAAATGGGAAAGCACCACCCAGGTAGATGGTGGTTTGGATCTGGGCTTATTTAAAAATCGTCTGAATCTAACGTTCGATCTTTACTCAAAAATAACCGACCACGTATTATTGCAGGTTCCTGTTCCGCAGATCACAGGTTTTAGTACGGTTTGGAGCAATGCCGGTAAAGTGAGCAACAAAGGTTATGAGTTAGGCATTAATTCCCGCAATTTTAAAACTACAAACTTCAGTTGGGAAACAAGCTTCAATATCTCTGGAAACGTAAACAAAGTAGAAACCCTGCCGGCACCAATTTCGGAATATAGCCGCGACTGGATCCGCCTGCAACAAGGATATTCCATGTATTCATTTTGGTTGTATAAACAATTGTATGTTGACCCTCAAACAGGTAACTCGGTATTTCAGCATGCCGACGGTACAACAGGAACTAGTGTAACTGTTGCCGACAGACAGGTAGTAGGCAATGCATTGCCTAAGTTCTTTGGCGGTTTAACCAATAATTTCACTTACAAGTCTTTTGACGCAGATATCCTGTTTTCGTACCAGTATGGAAATAAGATCATGAACCTTAACCGCTTCTTTGGCGAAGGTGGTGGTACCCGCGACGCTGCTCGCGTTATATTTGCCAGCCAGTTAAACAGGTGGACAACACCGGGCCAGGTTACTGATGTGCCTCGTGTTACGGCTATCGGTAACAACTACACCGTTGATCAAAATAGCCGCTTTATGGAAGACGGATCATTTATCAGGCTAAAATCATTAACGTTGGGTTATACTGTTCCAAAAAGCATAAGCCAAAAGATAGATATCCAATCGCTACGGATCTACTTTGTAGGCACAAACCTGTTATTGTTCACCAAATATACCGGCCCCGATCCTGAAGCTAACGTAAGCGCCGTTTCACAAACTCAGGGCTTAGATTTGGGTACGCCGCCTCAGCCGCATACATTACAGCTTGGCATAAACATCACTTTATAA
- a CDS encoding chromate transporter, with translation MKEQAIKPGYSLWDITLYYLKLGTWGFGGPVALVGYMQRDLVENKGWLTEEEYKEGLALAQLAPGPLAAQLGIYIGYVHYGLIGATLTGLAFVLPSFIMVVLLGMAYQLYGGLPWMQAVFYGVGAAVIGIIAMSAYKLTIKSISKFEPAAMKAKWLLWFFYLAGIVVTVVTEREEILLFLFCGVIYMLLKAPPQWIKKPSVLPAGILISTGFWKYDGKTLEQMAWFFVKAGTFVFGSGLAIVPFLHGGVVKEFGWLNEHQFLDAVAVAMITPGPVVITVGFIGYLVAGFPGACVAALATFLPCYLFTVALAPSFKKIAKNASIKAFVEGITASVIGALVGSVIIIALRSIIDIPTASIGIAAVLALIYIKKLQEPYIIGLAAIIGILIKTL, from the coding sequence ATGAAAGAACAGGCAATAAAACCCGGTTATTCCCTATGGGATATCACCTTATACTACTTAAAACTCGGAACTTGGGGGTTTGGCGGCCCCGTGGCTTTAGTAGGCTACATGCAACGCGATCTGGTAGAAAATAAAGGCTGGCTGACTGAAGAAGAATATAAAGAGGGTTTAGCATTAGCTCAACTGGCCCCGGGGCCATTAGCAGCACAACTGGGTATCTATATTGGATACGTTCACTATGGGCTGATCGGAGCGACTTTGACTGGCTTGGCATTTGTGCTTCCATCATTTATTATGGTGGTGTTATTGGGGATGGCTTATCAGCTTTATGGCGGCTTGCCTTGGATGCAAGCAGTTTTTTATGGAGTAGGTGCGGCTGTAATAGGTATTATTGCGATGAGCGCGTATAAACTCACCATTAAGTCTATCAGCAAATTTGAACCTGCGGCTATGAAAGCTAAATGGTTATTGTGGTTTTTTTATTTGGCAGGCATCGTGGTAACCGTTGTAACTGAGCGTGAAGAAATATTACTTTTTCTTTTTTGCGGCGTAATATATATGCTGTTAAAGGCGCCACCGCAGTGGATCAAAAAACCTTCGGTATTGCCCGCAGGAATTTTAATCAGTACCGGATTTTGGAAGTATGATGGCAAAACTTTAGAGCAAATGGCGTGGTTCTTTGTAAAGGCGGGTACGTTTGTATTTGGTAGCGGATTGGCTATCGTACCGTTTTTACATGGTGGCGTGGTTAAAGAGTTCGGTTGGCTGAATGAACATCAGTTTTTAGATGCGGTCGCCGTAGCTATGATTACTCCGGGACCGGTGGTAATTACCGTTGGCTTTATAGGTTATCTGGTAGCTGGATTTCCCGGCGCATGTGTAGCTGCTTTGGCAACTTTCCTGCCTTGTTATCTATTTACAGTAGCATTAGCCCCATCATTTAAAAAGATTGCTAAGAATGCCAGTATTAAAGCCTTTGTAGAAGGTATAACCGCTTCCGTAATTGGTGCACTCGTTGGTTCGGTTATTATAATTGCCTTGCGCTCAATCATTGATATTCCAACCGCATCAATAGGCATTGCTGCGGTATTAGCGCTAATCTATATTAAAAAACTGCAAGAGCCTTACATCATCGGCCTTGCCGCTATTATTGGCATTCTCATTAAAACTCTATAA